The Ktedonobacterales bacterium region GCTGCAATTCCTCTGGATAGGTGGCGCCAACGACCAGCCCGGCGTTGCCTGCCGTGTTCCACTTCAGCACCTGGCGTGCCACATATTCGTAGAGCGGCGCGGGTTGTTCTTGCTCCTGGCTCACCAGCATATCCTGAAAGTTGCGCGCGCCTGGATTGGAGGTGCGGCACAGGATGAGGACGCCTTTCTCCCGATATTCCAGAAACGGTTGCAGGCTATCAGAGCCAAGGTAGGGATTGACGGTGATAGCATCAAATCCATAAGTCTCGAAGAGCGCCCGCGCGTACTGGCGCGAGGTATTTTCTGTGTCGCCGCGTTTGGCGTCGCCAATCGTTGGGATATGGCCTGGAATAAGCCGCAAGGTTTCTTGCAGGATGGTTAGCCCTGTCGGCCCCAGGGCTTCGTAAAAAGCCAGGTTGGGTTTGTAGGCGCAGACAAGATCGGCGGTGGCTTCGATGATGGCCTGGTGAAAAGCAAGGATGGGATCGGGTTGATTGCGTAGATGCGCTGGCAGGCGCGTATGTTCGGGATCAAGTCCGATGCAGATCAGGCTGTTGTTGCGCCGCGAGGCGGCAAGCAGTTTTTCTAGAAAGGTCAAGGGAG contains the following coding sequences:
- the pyrF gene encoding orotidine-5'-phosphate decarboxylase, producing MTFLEKLLAASRRNNSLICIGLDPEHTRLPAHLRNQPDPILAFHQAIIEATADLVCAYKPNLAFYEALGPTGLTILQETLRLIPGHIPTIGDAKRGDTENTSRQYARALFETYGFDAITVNPYLGSDSLQPFLEYREKGVLILCRTSNPGARNFQDMLVSQEQEQPAPLYEYVARQVLKWNTAGNAGLVVGATYPEELQRIRQIAPDLPILIPGVGAQGGDLASAARDGTDAAGERAIISVSRAIIYASNGRDFAESAAQAARALRDSANQARRQRIRQTS